The following coding sequences lie in one Zingiber officinale cultivar Zhangliang chromosome 2B, Zo_v1.1, whole genome shotgun sequence genomic window:
- the LOC122048864 gene encoding vicilin-like seed storage protein At2g28490, giving the protein MNKSNPWTALALLLLVCCFTAAAAASAFRLEKWEQVVKTEAGEVRVLRGSGSPSKRQGAGAGSDRTNSIHIGFIFMEPKSLFIPQYLDSSLVLFVHRGEVRVGWIYKDDLVEKQLKMGDILHIPAGSTFYMVNTSKGQRLQVICSVDASESLGFPPYQSFFVGGGRNPVSVLAGFHKSTLSTAFNVPEEEIETILGSQTGGPIVMVTDDVAAGKDRRRGKGDRGRKGLLLDFDSEEEEEEEEQRWSWRELLENFMIGVGGGGSGDDRRNAKKGPVKSPHPYNLYDRDPDVKNKYGWSLAVDEHDYKPLKHSDIGVYIVNLTAGSMLAPHVNPRAAEYGVVLGGSGRIEVVFPNGTAAASVKVAAGDVFWIPRYFPFCQIASRSGPMEFFGFTTSSRRNRPQFLVGARSVLTAMVGPELAAAFGVPEEILREVVKAQSEAVIMPARPSPEPTRKEKEKEEKMERREK; this is encoded by the exons ATGAACAAGTCCAATCCATGGACGGCGCTGGCGTTGCTGTTGCTGGTTTGCTGCTTcactgcggcggcggcggcgagcgCATTCAGGCTGGAGAAGTGGGAGCAGGTGGTGAAGACGGAGGCCGGCGAGGTGAGAGTGCTGAGGGGGTCCGGTTCGCCTTCCAAGAGGCAAGGGGCCGGCGCCGGCTCCGATCGTACGAACTCTATTCACATCGGCTTCATCTTCATGGAGCCCAAGTCTCTGTTCATCCCTCAGTACTTGGATTCCAGTCTCGTCCTCTTCGTTCACAGAG GGGAAGTGAGGGTCGGCTGGATTTACAAGGATGATCTAGTGGAGAAGCAGCTCAAGATGGGCGACATCCTCCACATCCCCGCCGGCTCCACCTTCTACATGGTCAACACTAGCAAAGGTCAACGCCTGCAAGTTATCTGCAGCGTCGACGCCTCTGAGAGCTTGGGTTTCCCTCCTTATCAG TCATTCTTCGTCGGCGGCGGAAGGAACCCTGTTTCAGTGCTCGCCGGATTTCACAAGTCAACTCTCAGCACGGCATTTAAC GTTCCTGAGGAAGAGATCGAGACGATCTTGGGATCTCAAACTGGTGGGCCGATTGTGATGGTGACCGACGACGTGGCGGCGGGAAAAGATCGCCGCCGGGGAAAAGGAGACAGAGGGAGGAAGGGTTTGCTGCTGGATTTTGAcagtgaggaggaggaggaggaggaggagcagagGTGGTCGTGGAGAGAGCTTCTGGAAAATTTCATGATCGGAGTCGGAGGAGGTGGCTCCGGTGATGATCGGAGAAATGCCAAGAAAGGCCCGGTTAAATCGCCTCATCCTTACAACCTTTATGATCGTGATCCCGACGTTAAGAACAAGTACGGGTGGAGCCTCGCCGTCGACGAGCATGACTACAAACCCCTGAAGCACTCCGACATTGGCGTCTACATTGTCAACCTGACTGCT GGATCGATGCTGGCGCCGCACGTGAACCCAAGGGCGGCGGAGTACGGCGTGGTGCTCGGCGGCTCGGGGAGGATCGAAGTGGTGTTCCCCAACGGCACGGCGGCGGCGAGTGTGAAGGTGGCGGCGGGGGACGTCTTTTGGATCCCGCGCTACTTCCCGTTTTGCCAGATCGCGTCGCGGAGCGGCCCGATGGAGTTCTTCGGGTTCACGACGTCGTCGCGCCGGAACCGGCCGCAGTTCCTGGTGGGGGCGCGCTCGGTGCTGACGGCGATGGTGGGGCCGGAGCTCGCTGCGGCGTTCGGGGTGCCGGAGGAGATTCTGAGAGAGGTGGTAAAGGCGCAGAGCGAGGCCGTCATCATGCCCGCCCGGCCGTCGCCGGAGCcaacaaggaaagaaaaggagaaagaagaaaagatgGAGCGGCGCGAGAAGTAG
- the LOC122048865 gene encoding uncharacterized protein LOC122048865, which translates to MLSTGSELPKPPLPIRQDGKFYSRLHPIKDSSSSLACPSFRVYYGVASGAVPFLWESQPGIPKNTYSSNTLLQPPLSPPPSYFSSTKNKSSKKITSNKFDFKLSFRRKKFCHSFPFPSPSFTSPVSSTSLASTAGPAGASRCCSRRPVVKCFTCFWNHVDAD; encoded by the coding sequence ATGCTCTCCACAGGCTCAGAGCTCCCCAAGCCACCCCTACCTATCAGACAAGATGGAAAATTTTACTCCAGATTGCACCCCATCAaggactcttcttcttccttggcctgcCCCTCGTTCAGAGTCTACTATGGGGTGGCTTCGGGTGCTGTGCCATTCTTGTGGGAGTCTCAGCCTGGCATCCCAAAGAACACCTACTCGTCCAACACCCTGCTGCAGCCTCCTCTAAGTCCTCCTCCCTCCTACTTCAGCAGCACCAagaacaagagctccaagaagaTCACATCCAACAAGTTTGATTTCAAGCTCAGCTTTCGGAGGAAAAAGTTCTGCCACTCGTTTCCTTTTCCTTCGCCCTCGTTCACTTCTCCAGTCTCATCAACATCGTTGGCATCGACAGCAGGACCTGCCGGGGCATCGAGGTGTTGCAGCAGAAGGCCAGTGGTCAAGTGCTTCACCTGCTTTTGGAACCATGTGGATGCGGATTAG